From a single Pseudomonas cremoricolorata genomic region:
- a CDS encoding metallothionein: MNQQTCACPHCSCSLGANAVERDGRRYCCEACASGHANGQACEQGGCGCAKGASAPHGH, translated from the coding sequence ATGAACCAGCAAACCTGTGCCTGTCCACACTGCTCCTGCAGCCTGGGTGCCAATGCCGTCGAACGTGACGGGCGTCGTTACTGCTGTGAAGCCTGTGCCAGCGGCCATGCCAACGGCCAGGCCTGTGAGCAAGGCGGTTGTGGCTGCGCCAAAGGTGCCTCCGCGCCCCATGGGCACTGA
- a CDS encoding ABC transporter substrate-binding protein: MKTLPALLAGALLSFALFSTERVSAAPDTPIHFGAIGWESGALTTEVLRLIVEHGYGYPTDTLPGSTVSMEVALARNDLQVIAEEWAGRSPAWVKAEQAGQVFALGDTVKNAEEGWWVPAYVVKGDPATGKAALAPDLRSVEDLKRYPQLFKDPENPSKGRFLNSPSGWTSETVNSQKLKAYGLDELYSNVRTGSGAALDAEVTSAIKLRQPVLFYYWSPTPLIGRYDLVRLQEPPYDASAWATLTDARNPAPRGSQSLPAKLSIGVSKAFREQYPDLVAMFEKVDLPIDLLNKTLASMSSSRQPARNAAQAFLKANPQVWKAWLPAEQAAKVEAAL, from the coding sequence ATGAAGACTCTCCCCGCCCTGCTTGCCGGCGCGCTGCTCAGCTTTGCCCTGTTCAGCACCGAGCGCGTCAGCGCTGCGCCTGACACCCCCATCCATTTCGGCGCAATCGGCTGGGAAAGTGGCGCGCTGACCACTGAAGTGCTGCGTTTGATCGTCGAGCACGGCTACGGCTACCCCACCGACACCCTACCCGGCAGCACGGTGAGCATGGAGGTGGCGCTGGCGCGCAACGACCTGCAGGTGATTGCCGAGGAATGGGCCGGACGCAGTCCTGCCTGGGTCAAGGCCGAGCAGGCCGGCCAGGTCTTCGCCTTGGGTGACACGGTGAAGAATGCCGAGGAAGGCTGGTGGGTGCCCGCCTACGTGGTCAAAGGCGACCCGGCCACCGGCAAAGCGGCGCTGGCTCCCGACCTGCGCAGCGTCGAAGATCTCAAGCGCTACCCGCAACTGTTCAAAGACCCGGAAAACCCCAGCAAAGGCCGCTTCCTCAACAGCCCAAGTGGCTGGACCTCGGAAACCGTCAACAGCCAGAAGCTCAAGGCCTATGGGCTCGATGAGCTGTACAGCAACGTGCGCACCGGCTCCGGCGCCGCGCTGGATGCCGAAGTGACCTCGGCGATCAAGCTGCGCCAGCCGGTGCTGTTCTACTATTGGAGCCCAACCCCGCTGATTGGCCGCTACGACCTGGTGCGCCTGCAGGAACCGCCCTACGACGCCAGCGCCTGGGCCACCTTGACCGATGCACGCAATCCCGCGCCGCGCGGCAGTCAGTCTCTGCCGGCGAAGTTGTCGATTGGCGTGTCGAAGGCATTCCGTGAGCAGTACCCTGACCTGGTGGCCATGTTCGAGAAAGTCGACCTGCCCATCGACCTGTTGAACAAGACCCTGGCCAGCATGAGCAGCTCACGTCAGCCCGCGCGGAACGCTGCGCAAGCCTTCCTCAAGGCCAATCCGCAGGTGTGGAAGGCCTGGTTGCCGGCTGAGCAAGCGGCCAAGGTCGAGGCCGCCCTGTGA
- a CDS encoding hybrid sensor histidine kinase/response regulator has protein sequence MDQSGNRTSPCGDTSPAASRPGTDAQERLQLALDAGAIIGTWVWDIALDRVTADERFASAFGLCAQRCMAGIAIEEAFESIHPDDREQVALQIRSAMSRGGAYRCEYRVRQGEDEYRWIEANGRAELDEHGQPVRFPGVLLDIESRRAAEAERDRMSVLLRTFTSAVPGVVYAKDLQGRMLVANHGTTELIGKPPSFYLGKTDLDFLEDKQQALQIMQTDQRIMRAGKAEQIEEQVDMPDGSAATWLSVKAPLRNDEGEIIGLIGSSMDVTARKNAEAALQELNRSLESRVSQAVAEREAAQAALRQAQKMEAVGQLTGGIAHDFNNLLAGITGSLDLIKLRLSQGRQADVERYVGVAQGAAQRAAALTHRLLAFSRRQTLQPVHTDINGLILDLEELIRRTVGPSITVKVELSPSTDTCLVDPAQVENALINLCINARDALLGGGCMTISTTSQWLEHGPDLDPELAPGRYLSICVADDGIGMSPEVLAKAFEPFFTTKEVGAGTGLGLSMIYGFAKQSGGQVRIESHPGQGTRVSLQLPSHAVSVALDERSEVSVPSPVAHAGETVLVVDDEPSVRLFVTELLSSQGYLVLEAADGQAGLQLLQSDMRIDLLVTDIGLPGTLDGRQMADAGRQLRPALPVLYMTGFAEPHVLHDCPQDQGSAVLIKPFALERLVASVSQLLGKSAGEQQDSA, from the coding sequence ATGGACCAATCAGGCAATCGCACTTCCCCTTGCGGCGACACCAGCCCGGCCGCATCGCGCCCTGGCACCGACGCACAGGAGCGCCTGCAACTGGCGCTGGATGCGGGTGCCATCATCGGCACCTGGGTCTGGGATATCGCCCTTGATCGCGTCACCGCCGACGAGCGCTTCGCCAGTGCTTTCGGGCTCTGCGCGCAGCGCTGCATGGCCGGCATTGCCATCGAAGAAGCCTTCGAGTCTATCCACCCTGACGACCGCGAGCAGGTTGCCCTGCAGATTCGCTCGGCCATGAGCCGCGGCGGTGCGTACCGCTGCGAGTATCGCGTACGCCAGGGCGAGGACGAGTATCGCTGGATCGAGGCCAACGGCCGCGCCGAACTCGATGAGCACGGCCAGCCGGTGCGTTTCCCGGGAGTATTGCTCGATATCGAGTCGCGCCGCGCCGCCGAGGCCGAGCGCGACCGCATGTCGGTGCTGCTGCGCACCTTCACCAGCGCGGTGCCCGGCGTGGTGTACGCCAAGGACCTGCAAGGTCGCATGCTGGTCGCCAACCACGGTACTACCGAACTGATCGGCAAGCCGCCGTCGTTCTACCTGGGCAAGACCGACCTGGACTTTCTCGAAGACAAGCAGCAGGCGCTGCAGATCATGCAGACCGACCAGCGCATCATGCGCGCTGGCAAGGCCGAACAGATCGAAGAGCAAGTAGACATGCCCGATGGCTCGGCGGCCACTTGGCTGTCGGTCAAGGCGCCTTTGCGCAATGACGAGGGTGAAATCATCGGCCTGATCGGCTCGTCCATGGACGTCACCGCGCGCAAGAATGCCGAAGCGGCGCTGCAGGAACTCAACCGTTCATTGGAAAGCCGGGTCAGTCAGGCCGTGGCCGAGCGGGAAGCGGCTCAGGCGGCGCTGCGCCAGGCGCAGAAGATGGAAGCGGTGGGCCAGTTGACCGGCGGCATCGCCCACGACTTCAACAATCTGCTGGCAGGCATCACCGGCAGCCTGGACCTGATCAAACTGCGCTTGAGCCAGGGGCGCCAGGCCGATGTCGAGCGTTACGTCGGGGTGGCCCAGGGCGCTGCGCAGCGGGCTGCGGCGTTGACTCACCGCCTGTTGGCCTTTTCCAGACGCCAGACCCTGCAGCCTGTGCACACCGACATCAACGGCCTGATCCTCGATCTGGAAGAGCTGATCCGTCGTACGGTCGGCCCTTCGATCACCGTCAAGGTCGAGCTCAGCCCCAGCACCGACACCTGCCTGGTCGACCCGGCACAGGTCGAGAATGCCCTGATCAATCTGTGCATCAACGCCCGTGATGCTTTGCTTGGCGGCGGCTGCATGACCATCAGCACCACCAGCCAGTGGCTCGAACACGGCCCGGATCTGGACCCGGAGCTGGCTCCAGGGCGGTATCTGAGCATTTGCGTGGCCGACGACGGCATCGGCATGAGCCCTGAGGTGCTGGCCAAGGCCTTCGAGCCATTCTTCACCACCAAGGAAGTGGGCGCCGGGACCGGACTTGGCCTGTCGATGATCTACGGCTTCGCCAAGCAGTCGGGCGGTCAGGTGCGCATCGAGTCTCATCCGGGACAGGGCACCCGGGTGTCTCTGCAGTTGCCTAGCCACGCGGTGTCGGTAGCGCTCGATGAGCGCAGTGAAGTCAGCGTGCCGAGCCCTGTGGCGCACGCCGGTGAAACCGTGCTGGTGGTCGACGACGAGCCCTCGGTGCGCCTGTTCGTCACCGAGTTGCTGAGCAGCCAGGGTTACCTGGTGCTGGAGGCCGCCGACGGCCAGGCCGGTCTGCAACTGTTGCAGTCGGACATGCGCATCGATCTGCTGGTGACCGATATAGGCTTGCCCGGCACCCTCGACGGTCGGCAGATGGCCGATGCTGGTCGCCAGCTGCGTCCGGCGCTGCCCGTGCTATACATGACTGGCTTTGCCGAGCCACACGTGTTGCACGACTGCCCGCAGGACCAGGGCAGCGCCGTGCTGATCAAACCGTTCGCCTTGGAACGATTGGTCGCCAGCGTCAGTCAGTTGCTGGGCAAATCGGCGGGTGAGCAGCAGGACTCAGCATGA
- a CDS encoding NUDIX domain-containing protein yields the protein MPEHKHSDTKLRATILCLRSRQVLLVRKRGGKWNFPGGAIEANETPRQAAARELREETSLCLPGLLPLCAITAGSTLHHVFTTQFDEGAEPVPQNEIAGCKWVGLGALGRTPLTAAAMALLSMQIPALMDVF from the coding sequence ATGCCGGAACACAAGCACAGCGACACTAAACTCCGGGCGACCATTCTCTGTCTGCGCAGCAGGCAAGTCCTGCTGGTTCGCAAGCGGGGCGGCAAATGGAATTTCCCGGGCGGTGCCATTGAGGCCAACGAGACGCCCAGGCAAGCCGCGGCGCGTGAACTTCGCGAAGAAACCAGTCTGTGCCTGCCCGGCCTGCTGCCGCTGTGCGCGATAACTGCCGGCTCGACCTTGCACCACGTGTTCACTACGCAGTTCGACGAGGGCGCAGAACCGGTGCCACAGAACGAAATCGCCGGCTGCAAGTGGGTGGGGCTAGGAGCGCTTGGACGCACGCCGTTGACAGCAGCGGCAATGGCACTGTTGTCGATGCAGATTCCGGCGTTGATGGATGTCTTTTGA
- the ligD gene encoding DNA ligase D, producing the protein MAKPLNEYQRKRDFSATPEPTGKRGRSGKAQALQFCIQKHDASHLHYDFRLELGGTLKSWAVPKGPSLDPGQKRLAVHVEDHPLDYASFEGHIPEGHYGAGDVIVWDRGIWEPQGDALAGYAKGKLQFRLHGEKLSGLWNLFRTRLAGKKEQWLLVKSDDEHARSEHDYSVVEALPDSVLSERTLASSHPEPKRTQPAARARRKTDNATLPAILKPQLATLVEAAPSGDWRYEVKFDGYRLLARIDGKDVRLFTRNGHDWSARLPRQIDALRALKLTSGWLDGEVVVADENGVADFQALQNAFDSNQADGLTYYLFDALWLNGDDLREQPLHARRAALQRLLESQPSDTLRYSEDFEGPVDSLLASACELSLEGLIGKRADSPYRSRRSQDWIKLKCQRRQEFVIVGYTDPKGSREGFGALLLALHDDSGALRYAGRVGTGFSSQSLTQIHARLRRLHSSKPALQRPPTGAAARGVHWLRPRLLAEVSYAQITRAGSVRHAVFHGLRDDKPAKAIDLERPAPSPSKHATLATVQLTHPERVIDPSTGTTKQQVAEYYAAVAGWLLPHIEQRPVALVRAPEGLDGELFFQKHAAQLHLPDSHSYSKQQAGQAAMTLDSSAALLTAVQMNTLELHSWNATGKSFERPDRFVLDLDPDPALPWKAMLQATELTLTLLDTLGLTAFIKTSGGKGLHVIVPLTRRAGWDDVKHFSHAIVSHLAELFPERLTDVSGPKNRVGKIFIDYLRNGLGATTVCAYSLRARPGLAASVPVSREELPRLKGADQWTIATLLKRLDSVDDPWATMPATRQSITRRMRQQLGLA; encoded by the coding sequence ATGGCCAAGCCGTTGAACGAGTACCAGCGCAAGCGTGATTTCAGTGCTACGCCGGAACCTACGGGCAAGCGCGGTCGGTCCGGCAAGGCGCAAGCCCTGCAGTTCTGCATTCAAAAACACGATGCCAGCCACCTGCATTACGATTTTCGTCTGGAGCTGGGCGGCACGCTCAAAAGCTGGGCGGTACCCAAGGGCCCATCGCTCGACCCTGGGCAAAAGCGCCTGGCCGTGCACGTCGAAGACCACCCGCTGGACTATGCCAGCTTCGAAGGGCATATCCCGGAAGGCCATTATGGTGCCGGTGACGTGATCGTCTGGGATCGCGGCATCTGGGAACCCCAAGGCGATGCCCTGGCGGGCTACGCCAAAGGCAAGCTGCAGTTTCGGCTGCACGGCGAAAAGCTCTCAGGCCTGTGGAATCTGTTTCGCACCCGCCTGGCCGGCAAGAAGGAGCAATGGCTACTGGTCAAGTCCGATGACGAGCATGCCCGCAGCGAGCACGACTACAGCGTGGTCGAAGCACTTCCAGACAGCGTGCTCAGCGAGCGCACCCTCGCCTCCAGTCACCCCGAACCCAAACGCACCCAACCCGCCGCTCGCGCTCGGCGCAAGACCGACAACGCCACCCTTCCCGCCATCCTCAAGCCACAACTGGCGACGCTGGTGGAAGCTGCACCCAGCGGCGATTGGCGTTATGAGGTCAAGTTCGACGGCTACCGCCTGCTGGCACGAATCGATGGCAAGGATGTGCGGTTGTTCACCCGTAACGGCCACGACTGGAGCGCCAGGCTGCCGCGCCAGATCGACGCCTTGCGCGCACTCAAGCTCACGTCGGGGTGGCTCGACGGTGAAGTGGTGGTGGCCGATGAAAACGGCGTGGCGGACTTTCAGGCCCTGCAGAACGCCTTCGACAGCAACCAGGCCGACGGCCTCACCTACTACCTGTTCGACGCCCTCTGGCTGAATGGCGACGACCTGCGTGAGCAACCCCTGCACGCTCGCCGCGCCGCCTTGCAACGGCTGCTTGAGTCGCAACCCAGCGACACCTTGCGCTATTCCGAGGACTTCGAAGGGCCGGTCGACTCGCTGCTGGCCAGCGCCTGCGAGCTGTCCCTGGAAGGCTTGATCGGCAAGCGGGCGGACAGCCCTTACCGCAGCCGTCGCAGTCAGGACTGGATCAAGCTCAAGTGCCAGCGCCGGCAAGAGTTCGTCATCGTCGGCTACACCGACCCCAAAGGCAGTCGCGAAGGTTTCGGCGCGCTGCTGCTGGCGCTGCACGATGACAGCGGCGCGCTGCGCTACGCCGGCCGGGTCGGCACCGGTTTCAGCAGCCAGAGCCTGACGCAGATTCATGCTCGCCTGCGACGGCTGCACAGCAGCAAGCCGGCCTTGCAACGACCGCCTACCGGGGCAGCAGCACGGGGCGTTCACTGGCTGCGCCCGCGATTGCTGGCCGAGGTGTCGTACGCGCAGATCACCCGCGCCGGCAGCGTCCGGCATGCGGTGTTTCATGGCCTGCGCGACGATAAGCCGGCCAAGGCCATCGACCTCGAACGCCCCGCTCCGAGCCCATCGAAACACGCCACGCTCGCCACCGTGCAGCTGACTCACCCCGAGCGGGTCATCGACCCCAGCACGGGCACTACCAAGCAACAGGTTGCCGAGTACTACGCCGCCGTGGCGGGTTGGCTATTGCCGCACATCGAGCAGCGTCCAGTGGCCTTGGTGCGCGCCCCAGAGGGCCTCGACGGCGAGCTGTTCTTCCAGAAGCACGCCGCCCAGCTGCACCTGCCGGATAGTCACAGCTACAGCAAGCAACAGGCAGGCCAGGCGGCGATGACTTTGGACAGCAGCGCCGCGCTGCTGACCGCGGTGCAAATGAACACCCTGGAGTTGCACAGCTGGAACGCCACCGGCAAGTCGTTCGAGCGGCCCGATCGTTTCGTGCTCGACCTCGATCCCGACCCGGCGCTGCCGTGGAAGGCAATGCTGCAGGCCACCGAACTGACCCTCACATTGCTCGATACCCTGGGCCTTACGGCGTTCATCAAGACCAGCGGTGGTAAGGGCCTGCACGTAATCGTGCCCCTGACTCGCCGCGCTGGCTGGGATGACGTGAAGCATTTCAGCCACGCCATCGTCAGTCACCTGGCCGAGCTGTTCCCCGAGCGCCTGACCGATGTGTCGGGGCCGAAGAATCGCGTCGGTAAAATCTTCATCGACTACCTGCGCAATGGGCTAGGTGCCACCACGGTGTGCGCCTACTCACTGCGCGCACGCCCCGGTTTGGCAGCGTCGGTACCGGTCAGCCGCGAAGAACTGCCGCGCCTCAAGGGCGCCGACCAATGGACCATCGCCACCCTGCTCAAGCGCCTGGACAGCGTGGACGATCCGTGGGCGACGATGCCCGCTACTCGCCAATCCATCACCCGGCGCATGCGCCAGCAGCTGGGGTTGGCGTAA
- a CDS encoding ABC transporter permease, whose translation MSAGFPQSWQFSFAEPVNAWVDWLVLHYGDSLRSVSNQLLRLLVGLEDGLRWLPWWLIVTVVGVLAWHASRSWLRALVLMGLVTAIGMLGLWDKLLQTLALVLVSTGLCVLVGVPLGILLATRSLARRLLLPVLDVMQTLPAFVYLIPVLMLFGLGKVPAVFATLVYALPPLVRLTHLGLAQIDPSLLKAAQGLGASRWQGLRQVALPLALPSIMAGLNQSVMMALSMVVVASMIGARGLGEDVLAGIQTLNVGQGLEAGLAIVALAMVIDRISQGYGSAKVEGERVRDHR comes from the coding sequence GTGAGCGCGGGCTTCCCGCAGAGCTGGCAGTTTTCCTTCGCCGAACCCGTCAATGCCTGGGTCGACTGGCTGGTGCTGCACTATGGCGATAGCCTGCGCAGCGTGTCGAACCAGCTGCTGCGCCTGCTGGTGGGGCTTGAAGATGGACTGCGCTGGCTGCCGTGGTGGCTGATCGTTACAGTGGTCGGCGTACTGGCCTGGCACGCCAGTCGCAGTTGGCTGCGTGCGCTGGTGCTGATGGGCCTGGTCACGGCCATCGGCATGCTCGGGCTGTGGGACAAACTGCTGCAGACCCTGGCCTTGGTGCTGGTCAGCACCGGGCTGTGCGTGCTGGTCGGGGTGCCGCTGGGCATTCTCCTGGCCACCCGTTCGCTGGCCCGCCGCCTGCTGTTACCGGTGCTGGACGTGATGCAGACGCTGCCCGCGTTCGTGTACCTGATTCCAGTGCTGATGCTGTTCGGCCTGGGCAAGGTGCCGGCCGTGTTCGCCACCCTGGTGTATGCCTTGCCGCCATTGGTGCGCCTCACCCATCTGGGCCTGGCGCAGATCGATCCTTCATTGCTCAAGGCCGCCCAGGGGCTGGGTGCCAGCCGCTGGCAGGGTCTGCGGCAGGTTGCCTTGCCCCTGGCCCTGCCGAGCATCATGGCCGGGCTCAACCAGTCAGTGATGATGGCGCTGTCGATGGTGGTGGTGGCCTCGATGATCGGTGCGCGGGGTCTGGGCGAGGACGTGCTGGCCGGCATCCAGACCCTCAACGTCGGCCAGGGTCTTGAAGCGGGGCTTGCGATCGTGGCGCTGGCGATGGTCATCGACCGCATCAGCCAAGGCTATGGCAGCGCCAAGGTCGAGGGTGAGCGCGTGCGCGACCACCGTTGA
- a CDS encoding acyl-CoA dehydrogenase family protein, translated as MPPTSDASDTRLLHCLEPFFQASLPGPIEPLLTGRLRMLAGEGLDQLPLPGAGQTLARWRSLAYVGGADLALTKLYEGHTDALAILAECAASELAQPPQIWGVWAAEPPAARVRIVARGGRDVTLTGRKAWCSGAALIDCALLTAWDQDLRPHLVAVRLDAPGIEIRSDAWQAVGMAGSASLEIDFTGCSATLVGSPGQYLSRAGFWHGGGGIAACWYGAARSLAEYLREHCRKPHSDAHAHAHLGAVDVALNAAAHSLRACALHIDAQPRATAELPVRQLRAVVEQAAEQVIQHVGRALGATPFCRNHHFARLSADLPVFLRQSHAERDLAVLGQQVADLSTGAWDL; from the coding sequence ATGCCGCCCACCTCTGATGCCAGCGACACTCGCCTGCTGCACTGCCTCGAACCCTTTTTCCAGGCAAGCCTGCCGGGTCCGATCGAGCCCCTGCTCACCGGGCGTCTGCGCATGCTGGCGGGTGAAGGTCTGGACCAGTTGCCACTGCCCGGTGCCGGTCAGACGCTGGCGCGCTGGCGCTCCCTGGCGTACGTAGGCGGGGCCGACCTGGCCTTGACCAAGCTCTACGAGGGGCATACGGATGCCCTGGCCATTCTGGCCGAATGCGCCGCCAGCGAGCTGGCGCAGCCGCCGCAGATCTGGGGCGTGTGGGCTGCCGAACCGCCGGCCGCGCGGGTACGGATCGTCGCCCGCGGGGGGCGCGACGTTACGCTGACTGGGCGCAAGGCCTGGTGCTCTGGCGCCGCGCTGATCGACTGCGCCTTGCTCACGGCCTGGGATCAAGACCTGCGACCGCACCTGGTCGCAGTCAGGCTCGACGCGCCGGGCATCGAAATCCGCAGCGATGCCTGGCAGGCGGTGGGCATGGCCGGGTCGGCGAGCCTTGAAATCGATTTCACAGGCTGCTCGGCGACCTTGGTCGGCAGCCCCGGCCAGTACCTGAGCCGTGCCGGCTTCTGGCACGGCGGCGGCGGCATCGCCGCCTGCTGGTATGGCGCGGCGCGGTCGCTGGCCGAGTACCTGCGCGAGCACTGCCGCAAACCCCACAGTGACGCCCATGCCCACGCCCATCTGGGTGCCGTGGACGTGGCCTTGAACGCTGCCGCCCACAGCCTGCGAGCGTGTGCGCTGCACATCGACGCGCAGCCACGCGCCACTGCCGAGCTGCCCGTACGTCAGCTGCGGGCAGTGGTCGAGCAGGCGGCCGAGCAGGTCATCCAGCATGTCGGCAGAGCCCTGGGCGCCACGCCCTTCTGCCGCAATCACCATTTCGCCCGCCTGAGTGCCGATCTACCGGTGTTTCTCAGGCAGAGCCACGCCGAACGCGACCTCGCCGTGCTGGGCCAACAGGTCGCAGACCTTTCCACAGGAGCGTGG
- a CDS encoding CAP domain-containing protein: MRVLSLAARCAALSLGLTLSTQGLAASGEEAQLIETINTWRSQAQPCGGEASLELPPLNSDTRLALSPEGTRDLQQAMSRAAYPMVNVQAISLSGPRDANAAMNVIKESFCQVVLDPQFVDIGVSQEGRDWRIVLARPLLSGRLGDWQAEGQKLLQEVNAARKLPRQCGGQPFAEAAPLQWSEVLATVAASHTRAMANQNFFDHIDRDGRTPGDRAELAGYLYQQIGENIAAGRDTPRKVVDGWLASPGHCATLMNPEFHEMGAAYAVDPKSDAGIYWTGLFGTAQ; encoded by the coding sequence ATGCGCGTTCTGTCACTCGCGGCCCGTTGCGCCGCACTGTCGCTTGGTCTGACCCTGTCGACCCAGGGCCTGGCCGCCAGCGGCGAAGAAGCGCAGCTGATCGAGACGATCAACACCTGGCGCAGCCAGGCTCAGCCTTGCGGGGGTGAAGCCTCGCTGGAGCTGCCGCCGCTCAACAGCGACACCCGCCTGGCACTGTCGCCCGAGGGCACCCGCGATCTGCAACAGGCCATGAGCCGCGCCGCCTACCCGATGGTCAACGTCCAGGCCATCAGCCTCTCGGGCCCGCGCGATGCCAATGCGGCCATGAACGTCATCAAGGAAAGCTTCTGCCAGGTAGTGCTCGACCCGCAGTTCGTCGACATCGGCGTCAGCCAGGAAGGCCGTGACTGGCGCATCGTCCTGGCCCGGCCGCTGCTCAGCGGTCGCCTGGGCGACTGGCAGGCCGAGGGGCAAAAGTTGCTGCAGGAAGTCAATGCCGCGCGCAAGCTGCCCCGCCAATGTGGCGGTCAACCCTTTGCCGAAGCCGCGCCGCTGCAATGGAGCGAAGTTCTGGCCACAGTGGCGGCCAGTCATACCCGGGCCATGGCCAATCAGAATTTCTTCGACCATATCGACCGCGACGGCCGCACGCCTGGCGACCGCGCTGAACTGGCCGGTTACCTGTACCAGCAGATCGGCGAAAACATTGCCGCTGGTCGTGACACCCCGCGCAAGGTGGTCGATGGCTGGCTGGCCAGCCCTGGCCACTGCGCCACGCTGATGAACCCTGAGTTCCACGAGATGGGCGCTGCGTATGCGGTGGATCCGAAAAGCGATGCGGGGATTTACTGGACGGGGTTGTTCGGTACGGCGCAGTAG